Proteins from a genomic interval of Nocardia sp. BMG51109:
- a CDS encoding DUF402 domain-containing protein — MTQAHTVDLHRPKVEYFDVAELTNTDPKGHVRPVERYRVEPWGLYMARTADHPQFHYLESWLLPSLSIRATVFHYRPAARHRDQDYYLDIGEFAAVGTDRWKSVDHYLDITVRTGRDAELLDVDELLAAYGAGYLGPADTQRAIESATTAIDGIASHGYDVDRWLAALGIRLSWR; from the coding sequence ATGACCCAGGCGCACACGGTGGATCTGCACCGACCCAAGGTCGAGTACTTCGATGTCGCGGAGCTGACCAATACCGACCCGAAGGGCCATGTCCGGCCGGTCGAGCGGTATCGGGTCGAGCCGTGGGGCCTGTACATGGCCCGCACCGCCGATCACCCCCAGTTCCACTATCTGGAATCCTGGCTGCTGCCGAGCCTCTCGATTCGCGCGACGGTGTTCCACTACCGCCCCGCCGCGCGCCATCGCGACCAGGACTACTACCTCGACATCGGCGAATTCGCCGCGGTCGGGACCGACCGGTGGAAGTCCGTCGACCACTACCTGGACATCACCGTGCGCACCGGCCGCGACGCCGAGCTGCTCGACGTCGACGAGCTGCTGGCCGCCTACGGCGCGGGCTACCTGGGGCCGGCCGACACCCAGCGCGCCATCGAGTCCGCGACGACGGCGATCGACGGGATCGCGAGCCACGGATACGACGTCGATCGCTGGCTGGCCGCGCTGGGCATCCGGCTCAGCTGGCGGTAG